In the genome of Drosophila pseudoobscura strain MV-25-SWS-2005 chromosome 3, UCI_Dpse_MV25, whole genome shotgun sequence, one region contains:
- the LOC117183635 gene encoding uncharacterized protein, whose amino-acid sequence MFSTVIDQEPFLSKIEKFQHLRSCLDGPALEAVRSLEVSESNYDIALDILNNRFNNKRLIFQAHVAEILRHEKVEDGSTTKLRTLSDKLHSHMRALRSMGTMEEIAGCNIVNSTYKYLDSDTRTKWEELSPPNVIPTWDHFSAFLERRCQAMETMDQAMSIQIHSSQVGKHKRITHSKHSLVATNTIVLECVFCDNKGHNIYSCTRFGNLSPSLRLREARKLRVCFNCLKKGHRNTSCSSGSCRTCGEKHHTLLHINNPLPTSVNTEPANATTSPIQTDLCPGPNLSSSLVAASSPCSPPAQNLSSDVVLLATTVIMIKSRVGDLLPCRALLDSGSQINLITSRFAQRLQLKRAKGSVSVSGIGADSAFHTEGSVNLVIQSRTSDYFTSLTALVAPRITGNQPASSFDVSKWEMPSNISLADPHFNKSQRIDVLIGASLFYDILCVGQIKLERGLPIIQKTRLGWVVTGGGQYSRSSVLLAASSSTELSQTPTVGLDELVRRFWEVENCHGPATEATKEEIACEEHFKKHCGRLPSGEYCVQLPLKLSDSLLGDSYQQAYRRFLNLERKLVRKPLLKAQYAAFIKEYVDLNHMSPVKSDALKQCKFFLPHHCVLREEKTTTKLRVVFDGSACTSTGYSLNDILMSGPTIQPKLVTTLLRFRTFRIALTGDICKMYRCVRVSPQDSFLQCILWRDSPLEELRTFKLDTVTYGTKPAAFLAVRSMHQLAADESSSYPIGSEVVLRDFYVDDLLTGGDTTNEVLEIIRQVSGLLAKGNFKIRKWCSNDTYVLDQTPHEDRETFVKFTDGSDVTKTLGLAWNPTSDELLFSFCPNQVPSKPTKRVVLSTIARFYDPLGLIGPVITKAKIFLQQLWKEKLHWDESLPVSLRTTWINFIQQFDSMQQISFPRLSFLRSSNLEMHGFCDASMSAYGACIYAVSQGDNGVKANLLSSRSRVAPLKTITIPKLELCGATLLAQLMHEVSLMNFKCSYYCWCDSTVVLAWIKNQPSNFNVFVANRLSVIQELTSGMSWLHVPTDLNPADMLSRGSLPAELINSHLWKYGPTYLTASKDQWPSTPALPEPVLEARKTILITNCASRYLVEESKFVNSFPKMQRIFAYVCKFIHRRKSGITVEDLRLGTELLIRLTQQSRLSTEIRALETRKDIKASSSIASLSPFLDDCGLLRVGGRLKNSTLDFEARHPIILPKNHSITSALIRHLHEKHLHAGPQSLLAIIRQTYWPIGGRKTVAHVIQKCVRCFRVKPRTLEQIMADLPVDRVSESRAFLVTGVDYCGPFLYKSEVRNRPPLKCYMSIFICFSTKAVHIELVKDLTTSAFLSALRRFICTRGRPIRIWSDNATNFVGARNELAELKSLFLSDSHQEAVHQACLNDCIDWRFIPPRSPHFGGLWEASVKLAKHHLRRALGSSLLGFDELRTLACNICAIINSRPLFPLSENPADLDVLTPSHFLVGAPITTFLEPDLVHLNVDRLDRWQKVTQLQQIHVNDVVLVKDENFPPLKWPLARILELIPGADGVFRVALIRMATGVSRRALAKLCLLPLRDEVKGMDPSTGGVCSGEARV is encoded by the exons ATGTTTAGCACAGTAATAGATCAGGAGCCCTTTCTATCAAAGATTGAGAAGTTCCAGCACCTGCGCTCATGTTTGGATGGACCTGCCCTGGAGGCTGTTCGCTCTTTGGAAGTATCGGAGAGCAATTATGATATTGCATTGGACATTTTAAACAATCGTTTCAATAATAAACGTTTaatctttcaggcacacgtcgctGAGATTCTGAGGCATGAGAAGGTTGAAGATGGGTCAACTACAAAGCTACGTACTTTATCGGACAAGCTTCATTCTCACATGAGAGCGCTTAGATCGATGGGTACCATGGAGGAAATAGCTGGATGCAACATCGTTAACTCCACATACAAGTATCTCGACTCTGATACCaggaccaaatgggaggagctgtCACCCCCTAACGTCATACCAACATGGGACCatttttcggcttttttgGAGAGGAGATGTCAAGCCATGGAGACCATGGATCAAGCTATGTCGATTCAAATCCATAGCAGTCAGGttggaaaacataaacgaaTCACTCATTCAAAACACAGTCTTGTTGCTACAAATACAATCGTATTGGAATGCGTGTTCTGTGATAATAAagggcataacatttacagcTGCACTCGCTTTGGAAACCTTTCGCCATCTTTGCGTCTTAGAGAGGCAAGGAAGCTTAGAGTTTGCTTCAACTGTTTGAAGAAGGGACATCGGAATACCTCCTGCAGTTCAGGCTCTTGTCGCACATGCGGTGAAAAGCATCATACCCTTTTACATATCAACAATCCGCTGCCTACGTCAGTTAACACGGAACCTGCAAACGCTACTACGTCTCCTATTCAGACAGACTTATGCCCAGGCCCCAATCTTTCAAGTTCTCTTGTTGCCGCTTCATCACCATGCTCGCCTCCTGCTCAGAATCTTAGCTCAGACGTAGTGCTTCTAGCCACGACAGTCATTATGATAAAGAGTCGAGTTGGTGATCTTCTTCCTTGCCGGGCTCTTCTGGATTCAGGCTCtcagattaatttaataacctcTCGCTTTGCTCAGAGGCTTCAGCTGAAACGAGCCAAAGGGTCGGTATCAGTATCGGGTATCGGCGCTGATTCTGCATTTCACACGGAAGGTTCAGTTAATTTGGTCATTCAATCCAGGACTTCCGATTACTTTACGAGTCTCACAGCTCTCGTTGCTCCACGTATTACAGGAAACCAGCCTGCTTCTTCATTTGATGtatccaaatgggaaatgccatCCAATATCAGCCTTGCTGACCCACACTTTAACAAATCTCAGCGCATCGATGTACTTATTGGAGCCAGCTTATTTTACGACATTTTATGCGTTGGACAGATCAAATTGGAGAGGGGACTtcctataatacaaaaaacccgTCTCGGCTGGGTTGTCACAGGTGGAGGTCAGTACTCCCGCAGCTCAGTGCTCCTAGCTGCCTCTAGTTCGACGGAATTGAGTCAAACGCCTACCGTTGGTTTGGATGAGCTAGTGCGAAGGTTCTGGGAAGTGGAAAACTGCCACGGTCCCgctacagaagcaacaaaggaggaaattgcttgcgaggaacatttcaaaaaacatTGCGGTCGGCTTCCAAGTGGCGAATATTGCGTTCAATTGCCTTTAAAGCTGAGTGACAGTCTTCTTGGAGATTCTTATCAACAAGCCTATCGCAGATTTCTCAATCTAGAGCGCAAGTTGGTTCGCAAACCGCTTCTCAAGGCCCAATACGCcgcatttataaaggaataCGTCGATTTGAATCACATGTCCCCTGTCAAAAGTGACGCacttaaacaatgcaaattttttcttcctcatcactgcgtcttaagagaagaaaaaaccaccacaaaactccgagtagttttcgacgGATCCGCTTGTACATCTACAGGATATTCCCTCAACGATATATTGATGTCAGGCCCAACAATTCAGCCAAAGTTAGTTACGactcttcttcgatttcgtaCCTTTCGTATAGCATTGACTggtgacatttgtaaaatgtatagatGCGTCCGTGTCTCGCCCCAAGATAGTTTTCTGCAGTGCATACTGTGGCGTGACTCACCCCTCGAAGAGCTAAGGACATTCAAGCTGGATACCGTGACCTATGGAACGAAACCAGCAGCATTTCTGGCCGTCCGTTCTATGCACCAACTAGCGGCAGACGAGAGTTCGTCATATCCAATTGGCTCTGAAGTTGTGCTGCGGgacttttacgtggatgatttGCTAACGGGGGGAGATACTACAAATGAGGTGCTGGAAATAAttcgccaggtgtcaggactattagccaaaggaaatttcaagatcagaaaatggtgttccaacgatacatatgtactcgatcaaacaccccatgaagatagggaaacatttgttaaatttactgaTGGCAGCGATGTAACCAAGACGCTAGGTTTAGCATGGAATCCCACTTCGGATgagctattattttcattctgtcccaATCAAGTCCCTTCGAAACCAACTAAGCGAGTTGTATTGTCAACTATTGCACGATTTTATGATCCACTCGGACTTATAGGGCCAGTTAttactaaagcaaaaatatttctacagcagctgtggaaagaaaagcttcattgggatgaaagtctgccagtctccttacgcacaacttggatcaactttattcagcagtttgactctatgcaacaaatttctttcccGCGCCTATCTTTCCTTCGAAGCAGCAACCTTGAAATGCATGGATTTTGTGATGCCAGCATGAGTGCTTATGGAGCTTGCATCTACGCTGTTTCGCAAGGCGACAATGGAGTCAAGGCAAATCTTCTATCTTCCAGATCTCGTGTAGCGCCACTGAAGACTATCACAATACCCAAGTTGGAATTATGTGGTGCAACGCTACTCGCTCAGCTTATGCATGAAGTGTCTTTGATGAACTTCAAGTGCTCTTATTATTGCTGGTGTGACTCCACAGTCGTTTTGGCTTGGATCAAGAATCAACCATCCAACTTCAATGTATTTGTCGCTAATAGACTTTCTGTTATTCAGGAACTCACATCTGGAATGTCTTGGCTGCACGTGCCAACTGATCTAAACCCTGCCGATATGCTTTCTCGAGGATCATTACCAGCTGAGCTCATCAATTCTCATCTTTGGAAGTATGGACCTACATACTTGACAGCCAGTAAGGATCAATGGCCAAGTACACCTGCTCTTCCAGAGCCGGTTTTGGAGGCACGAAAAACCATACTAATTACAAACTGCGCGTCAAGATATTTGGTGGAAGAATCAAAGTTTGTAAATTCCTTccccaaaatgcaacgaatttttgcgtatgtatgcaaattcattcatcGACGAAAGTCTGGAATAACTGTGGAGGACTTGCGTTTGGGAACCGAACTGCTTATTCGTCTTACTCAACAATCTCGTCTATCCACTGAAATAAGAGCCCTGGAAACGCGAAAGGACATCAAGGCTTCAAGCTCGATCGCCTCTCTTTCGCCATTTTTAGATGATTGCGGTTTGCTTCGAGTTGGAGGGCGTCTTAAAAACTCTACCTTGGACTTTGAAGCACGGCATCCCATAATATTGCCCAAGAATCATTCCATCACTTCTGCTCTGATACGGCACTTACACGAAAAGCACCTTCACGCTGGACCCCAGTCGCTATTAGCCATCATTCGTCAAACGTACTGGCCAATCGGTGGCCGAAAGACCGTAGCACACGTAATCCAAAAGTGTGTCAGATGCTTTAGAGTGAAGCCTCGAACTCTCGAGCAAATAATGGCAGATCTTCCGGTGGACAGAGTCAGCGAATCTCGTGCATTTTTAGTTACCGGCGTGGACTATTGCGGTCCGTTCCTGTATAAATCAGAAGTTCGAAACCGGCCCCCACTAAAGTGCTACATGAGCATTTTTATATGCTTCTccaccaaggcggttcacatcGAGCTTGTGAAGGATCTTACAACATCTGCGTTCCTCTCTGCTCTTCGCCGTTTCATTTGCACCCGTGGAAGACCGATTCGTATTTGGTCagataatgccacaaattttgttggagCGCGGAACGAACTGGCGGAACTTAAGTCGCTATTCCTAAGCGACAGTCATCAAGAAGCCGTGCATCAAGCTTGTCTCAACGATTGCATCGATTGGCGTTTCATTCCTCCTAGATCGCCACATTTTGGAGGATTGTGGGAGGCGTCAGTCAAGCTTGCTAAGCATCATCTTCGACGTGCCCTCGGATCCTCGCTTCTTGGATTTgatgagctgcgcactctcgcgtgcaatatctgtgcaatcattaattcaaggccattgtttcctctttcagagaacCCTGCAGATCTCGATGTACTCACGCCCAGCCATTTTCTAGTTGGCGCCCCTATCACAACCTTCTTGGAGCCTGACTTGGTTCATTTAAACGTCGATCGCTTGGACCGTTGGCAGAAGGTCACACAGCTTCAGCAAAT TCACGTCAATGATGTCGTTCTTGTTAAGGACGAGAACTTCCCTCCTCTGAAGTGGCCTCTAGCGAGAATCCTCGAGCTCATCCCAGGAGCTGATGGCGTATTTCGAGTCGCCTTGATCAGGATGGCTACAGGTGTTAGCCGAAGAGCACTTGCAAAACTATGTCTATTGCCTCTACGAGATGAGGTGAAAGGCATGGATCCTTccacggggggagtatgttcgggcgaagcccgagtgtaa